A part of Amycolatopsis lurida genomic DNA contains:
- a CDS encoding low temperature requirement protein A, translating into MAESSVRRSRLRVWYRPMKMRDSGEGHRVATPLELLFDLCFVVAVAQAAAGLHHAIAENHIGHGVLSFGMVFFAIWWGWLNFSWFASSFDTDDVPYRLVTLVQIAGGLTVAAGVSSAFEGDFGIVVAGYVLMRLAMVVQWLRAARTDPHCRPAALRYAVGITIVQILWVVRLGLPESLALPSFFLLLVAELAVPVIAERKRWTGWHPHHIAERYGLFTIIVLGESILGATTAVKEGLDEGKHTGSLISLAAAGLVLVFSLWWLYFDQPGHARLEKAKSLFTVASWGYGHYLIFASAAALGAGLEVAVDYDTHTGHVASLPAAMATTVPVAIYLLSVWLMHIGPTNECRPIAIGFPVTAVLVLGASFTPAPIHITAGLAAALVVLTVVATHGEPVPGESPIDAGQSPGAKKGTPL; encoded by the coding sequence ATGGCGGAGAGTTCTGTACGGCGGAGTCGGCTGCGGGTCTGGTACCGGCCGATGAAGATGCGCGATTCCGGCGAAGGACACCGGGTCGCGACCCCGCTGGAGCTGTTGTTCGACCTGTGTTTCGTGGTCGCCGTCGCGCAGGCCGCCGCCGGTCTGCACCACGCGATCGCCGAGAACCACATCGGGCACGGGGTGCTCAGCTTCGGGATGGTGTTCTTCGCGATCTGGTGGGGCTGGCTGAACTTCAGCTGGTTCGCGTCGTCGTTCGACACCGACGACGTTCCGTACCGGCTGGTGACGCTGGTCCAGATCGCGGGTGGGCTGACCGTCGCCGCCGGTGTCTCCTCGGCCTTCGAAGGCGACTTCGGGATCGTGGTGGCGGGCTACGTCCTGATGCGGCTGGCGATGGTCGTGCAATGGCTGCGCGCCGCACGGACCGATCCGCACTGCCGTCCGGCCGCGCTGCGCTACGCCGTCGGCATCACGATCGTCCAGATCCTGTGGGTCGTCCGCCTCGGTCTTCCGGAGTCCTTGGCGCTGCCGTCGTTCTTCCTGCTCCTGGTGGCCGAGCTCGCGGTTCCGGTGATCGCCGAACGCAAGCGCTGGACGGGCTGGCACCCGCACCACATCGCCGAGCGCTACGGCCTGTTCACCATCATCGTGCTGGGTGAATCCATCCTCGGCGCGACCACCGCGGTCAAGGAGGGGCTGGACGAAGGCAAGCACACCGGCAGCCTGATTTCGCTCGCCGCCGCAGGACTTGTGCTGGTGTTCTCCCTGTGGTGGCTGTACTTCGACCAGCCGGGACATGCTCGCCTCGAGAAGGCGAAAAGCCTGTTCACCGTCGCGAGCTGGGGTTATGGGCACTACCTGATCTTCGCGTCGGCGGCCGCGCTCGGCGCCGGCCTCGAAGTCGCGGTCGACTACGACACCCACACCGGACACGTCGCGTCCCTGCCCGCCGCCATGGCGACGACCGTGCCCGTCGCGATCTATCTGCTCAGCGTCTGGCTGATGCACATCGGGCCCACCAACGAATGCCGCCCGATCGCGATCGGCTTCCCGGTGACCGCGGTGCTCGTGCTCGGCGCGTCGTTCACGCCGGCGCCCATCCACATCACCGCCGGGCTCGCCGCCGCTCTGGTCGTCCTGACGGTGGTCGCCACCCACGGCGAGCCGGTTCCGGGGGAGAGCCCGATCGATGCAGGTCAGAGCCCCGGCGCGAAAAAAGGGACCCCCCTGTAA
- a CDS encoding SIR2 family NAD-dependent protein deacylase: MTSTLSTARSLVAGAGRVVALTGAGISTDSGIPDFRGPQGLWTRDPAAEKMSNLKAYQGSREVRERTWQARLVHPGWDATPNAAHYALERLSPTWIITQNIDRLHQKAGSPPERVLELHGTMFESVCLSCDDHRDMRSTLERVRAGETDPPCLVCGGILKSATVSFGQHLDQNLLRAARTAVSDSDLLLVAGSSLRVQPAASLVSVASRSGSAVVICNGSETPYDSMATAVVRGPLSETLPALTS, translated from the coding sequence GTGACCAGCACCCTGAGCACCGCCCGCTCACTCGTGGCCGGCGCCGGCCGGGTCGTCGCACTGACCGGCGCCGGGATCTCCACGGATTCGGGGATCCCCGACTTCCGCGGCCCGCAGGGCCTGTGGACCCGCGATCCGGCCGCGGAAAAGATGTCGAACCTCAAGGCTTACCAAGGCAGCCGTGAGGTCCGAGAGCGGACCTGGCAGGCTCGGCTGGTGCACCCCGGCTGGGACGCGACGCCGAACGCCGCGCACTACGCGCTCGAGCGCCTGTCTCCGACGTGGATCATCACCCAGAACATCGACCGGCTGCATCAGAAGGCGGGCTCTCCACCCGAGCGGGTGCTGGAACTCCACGGGACGATGTTCGAGTCCGTCTGCCTGTCCTGTGATGACCACCGCGACATGCGCTCGACGCTGGAGCGCGTCCGCGCGGGCGAGACCGATCCGCCCTGTCTGGTGTGCGGTGGCATCCTCAAGTCGGCCACCGTCTCGTTCGGCCAGCACCTGGACCAGAACCTGCTCCGGGCCGCTCGGACCGCCGTCTCCGACAGCGACCTGCTGCTGGTGGCCGGATCCTCACTACGGGTACAGCCGGCCGCCTCGCTGGTGAGCGTCGCTTCCCGGTCCGGATCCGCCGTGGTGATCTGCAACGGCTCCGAAACGCCCTACGACTCCATGGCGACAGCCGTCGTCCGCGGCCCCCTCAGCGAAACCCTCCCCGCCCTGACCTCGTAA
- a CDS encoding L,D-transpeptidase, translating to MFPKKTLLSTAGILASVVLISSCSPSGGTTSPGTSAEPDTNPVSVTIDPAGGTNVNPATPVVVKAEHGKLIDVTVSNADKGSQVKGELASDGLSWKTTEPLGYGSTYKIVAHAQGTDGKPVEQQSRVSTLSPKQQANPNLIPAPAAVTSAGVGVGQPIVFAFGQAVKNKAEVEKKLSVESTPKQEGSWYWIDDKNVHYRPKVYWQPGTTLKVSAMIYGVDFGNGVYGATDRTETYKVHDSWVAKADGNTEQMQIFHNGQLAKSMPISMGKDATPTHLGAHVISDKHENYVMDSCTYGVCQGQPGYYKANEKWSLRISNDGEFVHENPNSVGAQGSSNVSHGCINLNAANAQWFYQNMGLGDVVEVTNSGGPQLPVWDLYGDWSKSWADWQAGSALK from the coding sequence ATGTTTCCCAAGAAGACATTACTTTCGACGGCCGGAATTCTCGCCTCGGTGGTGCTGATCTCCTCATGCTCGCCTTCGGGCGGCACCACTTCACCCGGCACCAGCGCCGAACCGGACACGAATCCGGTTTCGGTGACCATCGATCCGGCAGGCGGGACGAACGTCAATCCGGCGACCCCGGTGGTGGTCAAGGCCGAGCACGGCAAGCTGATCGACGTCACCGTCAGCAACGCCGACAAGGGCAGCCAGGTGAAGGGTGAACTGGCGAGCGACGGGCTCAGCTGGAAGACCACCGAACCGCTCGGCTACGGCAGCACCTACAAGATCGTGGCGCACGCCCAGGGCACCGACGGGAAGCCCGTCGAGCAGCAGAGCAGGGTTTCCACGCTGAGTCCGAAGCAACAGGCGAACCCGAACCTGATCCCGGCTCCCGCGGCGGTGACGTCCGCCGGCGTCGGCGTCGGGCAGCCGATCGTGTTCGCCTTCGGCCAGGCGGTGAAGAACAAGGCCGAGGTGGAGAAGAAGCTGTCCGTGGAGTCCACGCCGAAACAGGAGGGCTCCTGGTACTGGATCGACGACAAGAACGTCCACTACCGCCCCAAGGTGTACTGGCAGCCGGGGACGACGCTCAAGGTGTCGGCGATGATCTACGGCGTCGATTTCGGCAATGGCGTATACGGCGCGACCGATCGCACCGAAACGTACAAAGTGCACGATTCGTGGGTCGCGAAGGCCGACGGCAACACCGAACAGATGCAGATCTTCCACAATGGCCAGCTGGCGAAGTCGATGCCCATTTCCATGGGCAAGGACGCCACGCCGACGCATTTGGGCGCCCACGTCATTTCGGACAAACACGAGAATTACGTGATGGATTCGTGCACTTACGGCGTCTGCCAGGGCCAGCCGGGGTACTACAAGGCGAACGAGAAGTGGTCGCTGCGCATCTCCAACGACGGCGAGTTCGTCCACGAGAACCCGAACAGCGTCGGCGCGCAGGGCAGCTCCAACGTGTCGCACGGCTGCATCAACCTCAACGCGGCCAACGCCCAGTGGTTCTACCAGAACATGGGGCTCGGTGACGTCGTCGAGGTGACCAATTCCGGTGGCCCGCAGCTGCCGGTGTGGGACCTCTACGGCGACTGGTCGAAGTCGTGGGCGGACTGGCAGGCGGGCAGCGCGCTCAAGTAG
- a CDS encoding MFS transporter — MSAYEPDPRRWKALAVSLAAGFMGLLDVSIVNTALPSIQKDLGASSGGIQWVVSGYALAFGLVLVSGGRLGDALGRRRMFLFALAAFVLTSAFAGAAPNETTLIIARLLQGFASGMMTPQNSGMIQDLFRGAERGRAFGMFGATVGISTAVGPVLGGVILAVFGDPEGWRWVFYVNVPIGILAFALALRWLPKPETPARSLRGEIDFVGIMLLGVAVLGVLLPLIESEQGGLSSLWWLFLVAVVFGFAFVRWERSMVRRGRSPLLDTRLFTGTPGYATGAAVGALYFSGFTGMWLVFAIFFQQGLGYTPLQSGLAVTSFALGSAVSAAIAGRLVPKWGRKLTVTGLVMVIAGMVTVAVLAGQDPGDAAGWWFALPLLVAGVGGGMVISPNTTLTLECVPTSMAGVAGGALQTGQRIGTAIGTVVLASVFHAVLGANGGYPAALTAAMLCAAVLTSSALLLAVIELRARRKRRLLTEREGAERTAADSQRG; from the coding sequence ATGAGCGCCTACGAACCCGACCCGCGGCGCTGGAAGGCGCTCGCCGTCTCCCTCGCCGCCGGGTTCATGGGGCTGCTCGACGTCAGCATCGTCAACACGGCGCTGCCCTCGATCCAGAAGGACCTCGGCGCGTCGAGCGGCGGGATCCAATGGGTCGTTTCGGGTTACGCGCTGGCGTTCGGGCTGGTGCTGGTGTCCGGTGGCAGGCTCGGCGACGCGCTCGGCCGCCGGCGCATGTTCCTGTTCGCGCTCGCCGCGTTCGTGCTGACCAGCGCGTTCGCCGGCGCGGCACCGAACGAGACGACGCTGATCATCGCGCGGCTCCTGCAGGGATTCGCCTCGGGCATGATGACGCCGCAGAACAGCGGGATGATCCAGGACCTGTTCCGCGGCGCGGAACGAGGCCGCGCGTTCGGCATGTTCGGCGCCACCGTCGGAATTTCGACCGCCGTCGGGCCGGTGCTCGGCGGCGTGATCCTCGCCGTCTTCGGTGACCCGGAAGGCTGGCGCTGGGTCTTCTACGTGAACGTGCCCATCGGGATCCTCGCGTTCGCGCTGGCCCTGAGATGGCTGCCGAAACCGGAGACGCCGGCGAGAAGCCTGCGGGGCGAGATCGATTTCGTCGGCATCATGCTGCTGGGTGTCGCCGTGCTCGGTGTCCTGCTTCCGCTGATCGAATCCGAACAGGGCGGGCTCAGCAGCCTGTGGTGGCTGTTCCTCGTCGCGGTGGTCTTCGGTTTCGCCTTCGTTCGCTGGGAGCGTTCGATGGTGCGGCGCGGCCGTTCGCCGCTGCTGGACACCCGCCTGTTCACCGGAACCCCGGGCTACGCGACGGGCGCGGCCGTCGGCGCGCTGTACTTCAGCGGGTTCACCGGGATGTGGCTGGTCTTCGCCATCTTCTTCCAGCAAGGCCTCGGCTACACGCCACTGCAGTCCGGGCTCGCCGTCACCTCCTTCGCCCTCGGCTCGGCCGTGTCGGCGGCGATCGCGGGACGGCTGGTGCCGAAGTGGGGCCGCAAGCTCACCGTCACCGGGCTGGTGATGGTGATCGCCGGGATGGTCACCGTCGCCGTTCTCGCCGGTCAGGACCCCGGCGACGCGGCGGGATGGTGGTTCGCGCTGCCGTTGCTCGTCGCGGGTGTCGGTGGCGGCATGGTCATCTCGCCCAACACCACGTTGACCCTGGAATGCGTCCCGACGTCGATGGCCGGTGTGGCCGGAGGAGCGTTGCAGACCGGACAGCGGATCGGCACCGCGATCGGCACGGTCGTGCTGGCCTCGGTCTTCCACGCGGTACTCGGGGCGAACGGTGGCTACCCGGCGGCGCTGACCGCGGCGATGCTGTGCGCCGCCGTCCTGACGAGCTCGGCGCTTTTACTCGCCGTGATCGAGCTTCGCGCTCGCCGGAAGCGGCGTTTGCTCACCGAGCGAGAGGGAGCCGAGCGGACTGCCGCCGACAGTCAACGCGGCTGA
- a CDS encoding patatin-like phospholipase family protein encodes MAALNLPQPLGFVLGGGGSLGAMQVGMLRALTEAGITPDLVVGTSVGSLNAAVLALGGESGARLDRIWSRMTRHEAFPGGVFSQVRTLRHSKTNLFPNTGLAAIVDEHIGEGVRFEDLALPLGVVATDVDTAEPLLIRSGPVLAPLLASCAIPGIYPPVPFGERMLYDGGLVANVPMRQALAMGAKSLVVLDCAFPGKMPGTPQTFAEVLMFTAMISMRNQAVLEAPIAAAEVPVVYVPGPKPVRVSPLDFSHTTALTAEAYESAKTYLGELSVDGPGLYGAPGLVV; translated from the coding sequence ATGGCCGCCCTGAACCTGCCCCAGCCCCTCGGTTTCGTGCTCGGTGGCGGCGGCAGTCTCGGGGCCATGCAGGTCGGGATGCTGCGTGCCCTGACCGAAGCCGGGATCACCCCGGACCTCGTCGTCGGTACCTCGGTGGGTTCGCTGAACGCCGCCGTGCTCGCCCTCGGGGGTGAATCGGGTGCTCGGCTGGACCGGATCTGGTCGCGGATGACCCGGCACGAGGCGTTCCCCGGTGGCGTGTTCAGCCAGGTGCGGACACTCCGGCACAGCAAGACCAACCTGTTCCCCAACACCGGTCTCGCCGCGATCGTCGACGAGCACATCGGCGAGGGCGTCCGGTTCGAAGATCTCGCGCTGCCGCTGGGTGTCGTCGCGACGGACGTCGACACCGCCGAACCGCTCCTCATCCGCTCAGGGCCCGTTCTGGCGCCCCTGCTGGCCAGCTGCGCGATTCCGGGGATCTATCCGCCGGTGCCGTTCGGGGAGCGCATGCTCTACGACGGCGGCCTGGTCGCCAACGTGCCGATGCGCCAAGCGCTCGCCATGGGCGCGAAATCGCTCGTCGTCCTCGACTGCGCCTTCCCCGGCAAGATGCCCGGCACCCCGCAGACCTTCGCCGAGGTGCTGATGTTCACCGCGATGATCAGCATGCGGAACCAGGCGGTCCTGGAGGCGCCGATCGCCGCGGCCGAAGTGCCCGTGGTGTACGTGCCCGGGCCGAAGCCGGTGCGGGTCAGCCCGCTGGACTTCAGCCACACCACCGCGCTGACCGCCGAAGCTTACGAGTCCGCGAAGACCTATTTGGGTGAATTGAGTGTCGATGGCCCGGGTCTTTATGGTGCTCCCGGTCTCGTTGTGTAG
- a CDS encoding DedA family protein encodes MALVTDLLNWLQSLPEPGLVAATGGLVFAECTIGLGFIAPGESGLLVAATTATSVSRFLTLWAVVTVCAALGDSLGYAIGKRFGPRLRETKLIRKYGLDAWDKATGVLERRGAWAVFFARFLPVIRTLTPAASGTSGLPFRKFLPAAAAGAACWSAIHIGIGAALGEAAKKVEGALNTGGLIIVGVLVGVAVYFLLRYKKKKALAVTAEEATPAKIGADD; translated from the coding sequence GTGGCGTTGGTAACCGATCTTCTGAACTGGCTGCAGAGTCTCCCGGAACCGGGACTGGTCGCGGCGACCGGCGGACTGGTGTTCGCCGAGTGCACCATCGGGCTCGGCTTCATCGCCCCCGGTGAATCGGGGCTGCTGGTCGCGGCAACGACGGCGACTTCGGTCTCCCGTTTCCTGACTCTGTGGGCCGTCGTGACGGTCTGCGCCGCACTCGGCGACTCGCTCGGCTACGCGATCGGCAAACGCTTCGGTCCGCGTCTGCGCGAGACGAAACTGATCCGCAAGTACGGCCTCGACGCCTGGGACAAGGCGACGGGCGTGCTCGAACGGCGAGGCGCGTGGGCGGTGTTCTTCGCGCGGTTCCTCCCGGTGATCCGCACGCTGACTCCGGCGGCGTCGGGCACGTCGGGCCTGCCCTTCCGCAAGTTCCTGCCCGCCGCCGCGGCGGGCGCGGCCTGCTGGTCGGCCATCCACATCGGCATCGGCGCCGCTCTCGGTGAAGCCGCCAAGAAGGTCGAAGGCGCGCTCAACACCGGTGGCCTGATCATCGTCGGCGTGCTCGTCGGCGTCGCCGTGTACTTCCTGCTGCGCTACAAGAAGAAGAAGGCGCTCGCCGTCACAGCCGAGGAAGCCACTCCGGCGAAGATCGGCGCGGACGACTAA
- the lipA gene encoding lipoyl synthase, giving the protein MSAAPDGRKLLRLEVRNSQTPIEKKPSWIKTRARMGPEFTELKGLVRREGLHTVCEEAGCPNIYECWEDREATFLIGGDQCTRRCDFCQIDTGKPAELDRTEPRKVAESVQAMGLRYSTVTGVARDDLEDGGAWLYAETVRQIHTLNPGTGVELLIPDFNADPDQLAEVFGSRPEVLAHNVETVPRIFKRIRPGFRYARSLEVITRAREAGLVTKSNLILGMGETPEEVAPAMKDLVDAGCEILTITQYLRPSPRHHPVDRWVKPEEFVEHSNAAEAMGFAGVMAGPLVRSSYRAGRLFAQTKAHRGEPLSKNLAHLAAEGPAAQEASSLLAR; this is encoded by the coding sequence GTGAGTGCTGCCCCAGATGGCCGCAAGTTGTTGCGGCTCGAGGTCCGGAATTCCCAGACTCCCATCGAAAAGAAGCCGTCGTGGATCAAGACGCGCGCCCGGATGGGTCCGGAGTTCACCGAACTCAAAGGCCTGGTGCGCCGCGAAGGCCTCCACACCGTCTGTGAAGAAGCCGGCTGTCCCAACATCTACGAATGCTGGGAAGACCGCGAGGCGACCTTCCTGATCGGCGGGGACCAGTGCACCCGGCGCTGCGACTTCTGCCAGATCGACACCGGCAAGCCCGCCGAGCTGGACCGCACCGAGCCCCGCAAGGTCGCCGAAAGCGTCCAGGCGATGGGCCTGCGCTACTCGACGGTCACCGGCGTCGCCCGTGACGATCTCGAAGACGGCGGTGCGTGGCTGTACGCCGAAACCGTGCGCCAGATCCACACGCTGAACCCGGGCACGGGTGTCGAGCTGCTGATCCCGGACTTCAACGCGGATCCCGACCAGCTCGCCGAAGTCTTCGGCTCCCGCCCCGAGGTGCTCGCGCACAACGTCGAGACGGTGCCGCGGATCTTCAAGCGCATCCGCCCCGGCTTCCGCTACGCGCGGTCGCTGGAAGTCATCACCCGCGCTCGCGAGGCCGGCCTGGTGACGAAGTCGAACCTGATCCTCGGCATGGGCGAGACCCCCGAAGAGGTCGCGCCCGCGATGAAGGACCTGGTCGACGCCGGCTGCGAGATCCTCACGATCACCCAGTACCTGCGTCCCTCGCCCAGGCACCACCCCGTGGACCGCTGGGTCAAGCCGGAAGAGTTCGTCGAGCACTCGAACGCCGCCGAGGCCATGGGCTTCGCCGGAGTGATGGCCGGGCCGCTGGTCCGTTCCTCGTACCGCGCCGGACGCCTGTTCGCGCAGACGAAGGCCCACCGCGGCGAGCCGCTGTCGAAGAACTTGGCCCACCTGGCCGCCGAAGGTCCCGCCGCGCAGGAAGCCAGCTCGCTGCTGGCCAGGTGA
- the dnaE gene encoding DNA polymerase III subunit alpha, whose protein sequence is MSNDSFVHLHVHTEYSMLDGAAKIAPLFKEAARLGMPAVGMTDHGNMYGADEFYQQAVKHDLKPIIGIEAYVAPESRFHKKPVFWGQSNQRGADEFGEGGDVSGGGAYTHMTMLAENSTGLRNLFKLSSLASMQGYYRKPRMDRELIAENHHGIIATTGCPSGEVQTRLRLGQRTEAIQAASDYKDIFGADNFFLELMDHGLPIERSVREGLLEIGKLLDLKPLATNDSHYVTKDQADTHSALLCVQAGKTLNDPNRFKFDGDGYYLKSAADMREYWDKEVPGAADSTLLIAERVESYKDVYTHKDRLPFFEVPEGYDQGTWLREEVARGLKWRYPDGVPDPYYNERIEIELDVIIGKGFPAYFLIVADLINYARKVGIRVGPGRGSAAGSLVAYVLGITNLDPIPQKLLFERFLNPERVSMPDIDIDFDDRRRGEMIRYATEKYGVDKVAQVITFGTIKTKAAIKDSARVHFGQPGYAIADRISKALPPPIMAKDIPLSGIVDSKHERYGEAAEVRALVETDEECKTIFETARGLEGLIRNAGVHACAVIMSCDPLTDAIPLWQRDDGSIITGWDYPSCEAIGLLKMDFLGLRNLTVIGDAIDNIKTNRGIDIDLDTLGVDDKATYELLSRGDTLGVFQLDGGPMRDLLRRMQPTQFDDIVAVGALYRPGPMGMNAHNDYADRKNGRQKVKPIHPELDEPLKEILADTYGLIVYQEQIMHIGQKVAGYSMGRADVLRRAMGKKKQEVLEKEFEGFEAGMKSSDLLPGGFSSEAIKALWDTILPFAGYAFNKSHAAAYGLISYWTAYLKANFTPEYMAALLTSVGDNKDKSAVYLSECRRLGIKVLPPDVNESALRFAAVGEDIRFGMGAVRNVGANVVESIIKTREEKGKYSSFTDFLDKSELVACNKRVIESLIKAGGFDSLGNTRLSMIQVHEDAVEAVVPLKRQEAMGQFDLFGFGGDDDAEASVSSSPLAHLKFGEEEYPRKQLLAYEREMLGLYVSAHPLDGAERILRKHAPRPIAAILADPPKEGELVVSGLITSLERRVNKKGEPWAICTIEDMDASLEVLYFPKSYAMFSADLIEDNAVLVKGRVNWREDKMSIFGGGLVPLDLSEVGNGDEDLPLVLLAAAEKIDQSVVSELKQTLLAHKGETPVHLKLVGKNQTVFALYDYPVKVTSMLIGELKGIPGIAAST, encoded by the coding sequence GTGTCGAACGATTCCTTCGTCCACCTGCATGTGCACACCGAGTACTCGATGCTCGACGGTGCGGCGAAGATCGCCCCCTTGTTCAAGGAGGCGGCGCGGCTGGGCATGCCCGCGGTCGGGATGACCGACCACGGCAACATGTACGGCGCGGACGAGTTCTACCAGCAGGCGGTCAAACATGACCTCAAGCCGATCATCGGCATCGAGGCCTACGTCGCGCCGGAGAGCCGGTTCCACAAGAAGCCGGTCTTCTGGGGGCAGTCGAACCAGCGTGGCGCCGACGAGTTCGGTGAGGGCGGTGACGTCTCCGGTGGTGGTGCCTACACCCACATGACGATGCTCGCCGAGAACTCCACCGGGCTGCGCAACCTGTTCAAGCTCTCCTCGCTCGCGAGCATGCAGGGCTACTACCGCAAGCCCCGGATGGACCGCGAGCTGATCGCGGAGAACCACCACGGCATCATCGCGACCACCGGCTGCCCCTCGGGCGAGGTGCAGACGCGGCTGCGGCTGGGGCAGCGCACCGAAGCGATCCAGGCCGCTTCGGACTACAAGGACATCTTCGGCGCCGACAACTTCTTCCTCGAGCTGATGGACCACGGGCTGCCGATCGAGCGCTCGGTCCGTGAAGGCCTGCTCGAGATCGGCAAGCTGCTCGACCTCAAGCCGCTGGCCACCAACGACTCGCACTACGTCACCAAGGACCAGGCCGACACCCACTCCGCGCTGCTGTGCGTGCAGGCGGGCAAGACGCTGAACGACCCGAACCGGTTCAAGTTCGACGGTGACGGCTACTACCTGAAGTCGGCCGCCGACATGCGGGAGTACTGGGACAAGGAGGTCCCCGGCGCCGCCGACTCGACGCTGCTGATCGCCGAGCGCGTCGAGTCCTACAAGGACGTGTACACGCACAAGGACCGGTTGCCCTTCTTCGAGGTCCCCGAGGGCTACGACCAGGGCACCTGGCTGCGGGAAGAGGTCGCGCGCGGTCTCAAGTGGCGGTACCCGGACGGCGTCCCGGACCCGTACTACAACGAGCGCATCGAGATCGAACTCGACGTCATCATCGGGAAGGGCTTCCCCGCCTACTTCCTCATCGTGGCCGACCTCATCAACTACGCCCGTAAGGTCGGCATCCGCGTCGGCCCCGGCCGTGGTTCCGCCGCCGGCTCGCTGGTCGCGTACGTCCTCGGTATCACCAACCTGGACCCGATCCCGCAGAAGCTGCTGTTCGAGCGGTTCCTGAACCCCGAGCGCGTCTCGATGCCCGATATCGACATCGACTTCGACGACCGCCGTCGCGGCGAGATGATCCGCTACGCCACCGAGAAGTACGGCGTCGACAAGGTCGCGCAGGTCATCACCTTCGGCACCATTAAGACCAAGGCGGCCATCAAGGACTCCGCCCGCGTCCACTTCGGCCAGCCGGGGTACGCGATCGCGGACCGGATTTCGAAGGCGCTCCCGCCGCCGATCATGGCGAAGGACATCCCGCTCTCGGGCATCGTCGACTCGAAGCACGAGCGCTACGGCGAAGCGGCCGAGGTCCGCGCCCTCGTCGAGACCGACGAAGAGTGCAAGACGATCTTCGAGACCGCGCGTGGTCTCGAAGGCCTGATCCGCAACGCCGGCGTCCACGCCTGCGCGGTCATCATGTCGTGCGACCCGCTGACCGACGCCATCCCGCTGTGGCAGCGTGACGACGGTTCGATCATCACCGGCTGGGACTACCCGTCGTGCGAGGCCATCGGCCTGCTGAAGATGGACTTCCTCGGCCTGCGGAACCTCACCGTCATCGGTGACGCGATCGACAACATCAAGACCAACCGCGGGATCGACATCGACCTCGACACCCTCGGCGTCGACGACAAGGCGACCTACGAACTGCTGTCCCGCGGTGACACGCTCGGCGTGTTCCAGCTGGACGGCGGGCCGATGCGTGACCTGCTGCGCCGCATGCAGCCGACCCAGTTCGACGACATCGTGGCGGTGGGCGCGCTGTACCGCCCCGGCCCGATGGGCATGAACGCGCACAACGACTACGCCGACCGCAAGAACGGGCGGCAGAAGGTCAAGCCGATCCACCCCGAGCTCGACGAGCCCCTGAAGGAGATCCTGGCCGACACCTACGGCCTGATCGTCTATCAGGAGCAGATCATGCACATCGGCCAGAAGGTGGCCGGTTACTCGATGGGTCGCGCGGACGTGCTCCGCCGGGCGATGGGCAAGAAGAAGCAGGAAGTCCTCGAGAAGGAGTTCGAGGGCTTCGAGGCCGGGATGAAGTCGAGCGACCTCCTCCCCGGCGGGTTCTCGTCCGAGGCGATCAAGGCGCTCTGGGACACGATCCTCCCGTTCGCCGGCTACGCGTTCAACAAGAGTCACGCGGCCGCGTATGGCCTGATCTCCTACTGGACCGCGTACCTCAAGGCGAACTTCACGCCGGAGTACATGGCCGCGCTGCTCACCTCGGTCGGTGACAACAAGGACAAGTCCGCGGTCTACCTCTCGGAATGCCGCCGCCTCGGGATCAAGGTGCTCCCGCCGGACGTCAACGAGTCGGCGCTGAGGTTCGCGGCCGTCGGGGAGGACATCCGCTTCGGCATGGGTGCCGTCCGCAACGTCGGCGCGAACGTCGTCGAGTCGATCATCAAGACCCGCGAGGAGAAGGGAAAGTACTCCTCCTTCACCGATTTCCTCGACAAGTCGGAGCTGGTGGCCTGCAACAAGCGGGTCATCGAATCGCTGATCAAGGCGGGCGGGTTCGACTCGCTCGGCAACACGCGGCTCTCGATGATCCAGGTGCACGAGGACGCGGTCGAGGCCGTGGTCCCGCTCAAGCGCCAGGAGGCGATGGGCCAGTTCGACCTCTTCGGTTTCGGCGGGGACGACGACGCCGAAGCTTCGGTGTCCTCTTCGCCGCTCGCGCATCTGAAGTTCGGCGAAGAGGAGTACCCGCGCAAGCAACTCCTGGCCTACGAACGGGAGATGCTCGGCCTCTACGTCTCGGCGCATCCGCTGGACGGCGCCGAACGCATCCTGCGCAAACACGCGCCGCGGCCGATCGCGGCGATCCTCGCCGACCCGCCGAAGGAAGGTGAGCTGGTCGTCTCCGGGCTGATCACCTCGCTGGAACGCCGGGTCAACAAGAAGGGCGAGCCCTGGGCGATCTGCACCATCGAGGACATGGACGCCTCACTCGAGGTGCTGTACTTCCCGAAGTCGTACGCGATGTTCTCCGCCGACCTCATCGAGGACAACGCGGTGCTGGTCAAGGGCCGGGTGAACTGGCGCGAGGACAAGATGTCCATCTTCGGCGGCGGGCTCGTGCCGCTCGACCTGTCCGAGGTCGGCAACGGCGACGAGGATCTGCCGCTGGTGCTGCTGGCCGCGGCGGAGAAGATCGACCAGTCGGTGGTCAGCGAACTGAAGCAGACCCTGCTGGCGCACAAGGGCGAGACGCCGGTGCACCTCAAGCTGGTCGGCAAGAACCAGACGGTCTTCGCGCTCTACGACTATCCGGTCAAGGTGACGTCGATGCTGATCGGTGAGCTCAAGGGCATCCCCGGGATCGCCGCCAGCACCTGA